The proteins below come from a single Thermus islandicus DSM 21543 genomic window:
- a CDS encoding lyase family protein, translating into MRWHGAFRRFVLLRHYRFAREVLVPHFFDALTAYALELARLGLPHAREAVAALRELRTLPLPSFTGEVEDVFFSIQAQLSEHWGEEVAGAVRQGLSRNDLDLTVFRAYLRDRTLALLADLLRLRREAIRMAERVWAVPVVLYTHHRPAQPSTLDHYLLGVEALLSRDTRRLFLALAHVNRSPLGASALAGSPYPVDRNRLAALLGFDGPVEHTLDAVASGDYALELAFALGGLGASLSRLLSDLLSWAGRGAFVVGEGLSQGSSLMPQKQNPVVLEHARIYAGRLLGGAGPLAFLNHNTPFTDLNDHSTGVLEPLAGMLEAGEAALDLTRAALEEGRFVPELLLEELSPEVLASEAVDLLVRKGVPLPEAYRRVRGALPGLKPERLGVEQEELLAWMDLEAFFARREVLGGVGPKARAEALSRAKKRLKEDRKALAGLRARVRLARRWLQHLQPEEGQKGAEEKRQVKPQKQQEKPPGQEVEEDTL; encoded by the coding sequence GTGCGCTGGCACGGGGCTTTCCGCCGTTTTGTCCTCTTAAGGCACTATCGCTTTGCCCGGGAGGTCCTGGTGCCCCACTTCTTTGACGCCCTTACCGCCTATGCCCTGGAGCTCGCTCGGCTTGGCCTCCCCCACGCCCGGGAGGCGGTGGCCGCCCTGAGGGAGCTCCGCACCCTGCCCCTTCCCAGCTTCACCGGGGAGGTGGAGGACGTCTTCTTCTCCATCCAGGCCCAGCTCTCGGAGCACTGGGGGGAGGAGGTGGCGGGGGCCGTGCGCCAGGGGCTTTCCCGGAACGACCTGGACCTCACCGTCTTCCGGGCCTACCTTCGGGACCGGACCCTGGCCCTTCTCGCCGACCTCCTCCGCCTAAGGCGGGAAGCCATCCGCATGGCGGAGCGGGTATGGGCCGTGCCCGTGGTCCTCTACACCCACCACCGCCCGGCCCAGCCCTCCACCTTGGACCACTACCTTCTGGGGGTGGAGGCCCTGCTGTCGCGGGACACAAGGCGGCTTTTCCTGGCGCTGGCCCACGTGAACCGCTCTCCCCTGGGGGCCAGCGCCCTGGCGGGGAGCCCCTACCCCGTGGACCGGAACCGCCTCGCCGCCCTCCTGGGGTTTGACGGGCCGGTGGAGCACACCCTGGACGCGGTGGCCTCGGGGGACTACGCCCTGGAGCTGGCCTTTGCCCTAGGGGGCTTGGGGGCGAGCCTAAGCCGCCTCCTCAGCGACCTCCTGTCCTGGGCGGGGCGGGGGGCCTTTGTGGTGGGGGAGGGGCTTTCCCAGGGCTCCAGCTTAATGCCGCAGAAGCAGAACCCCGTGGTCCTGGAGCACGCCCGCATCTACGCGGGCAGGCTTCTGGGTGGGGCGGGGCCTTTGGCCTTCCTCAACCACAACACCCCCTTTACCGACCTGAACGACCACTCCACCGGGGTCTTGGAGCCCTTGGCCGGGATGCTGGAGGCGGGGGAAGCGGCTTTGGACCTTACCCGGGCGGCCTTAGAGGAGGGTCGGTTCGTGCCCGAGCTTCTCCTGGAGGAGCTCTCCCCCGAGGTCTTGGCCTCGGAGGCGGTGGACCTCCTGGTGCGGAAGGGGGTTCCCCTTCCCGAGGCCTACCGGAGGGTGCGGGGGGCCCTGCCGGGCCTCAAGCCCGAGCGATTGGGGGTAGAGCAGGAGGAGCTTCTCGCCTGGATGGACCTCGAGGCCTTCTTCGCCCGAAGGGAGGTCCTGGGGGGCGTGGGGCCAAAGGCCAGGGCCGAGGCCCTTTCCCGGGCCAAGAAGCGGCTGAAGGAGGACCGGAAGGCCCTAGCGGGCCTCCGGGCCCGGGTGCGCCTGGCGCGGCGCTGGCTGCAGCACCTCCAGCCGGAGGAAGGCCAAAAGGGTGCGGAGGAGAAGAGGCAGGTAAAACCCCAAAAGCAACAGGAAAAGCCCCCAGGCCAGGAGGTGGAAGAGGACACTCTTTAG
- a CDS encoding SDR family oxidoreductase, with protein MRVLVTGGAGFIGSHIVEALLKEGVEVAVLDNLSTGRRENLPPGVPFFGVDLRDKEGVERTFREFRPTHVSHQAAQASVKVSVENPFLDFEVNLLGGMNLLEACRRYGVEKLVFASTGGAIYGEVPEGERAEETWPPRPKSPYAASKAAFELYLSAYGQNYGLKWASLRYGNVYGPRQDPHGEAGVVAIFAERVRKGEPVTLYARRTPGDEGCVRDYIYVEDVARAHTLALFSLEGVYNVGTGEGHTTREVLKAVAEAAGKISEVIHAPPRPGDLERSVLSPLKLMAHGWKPQVGFQEGIRRTVEHFRGH; from the coding sequence ATGCGCGTACTCGTCACGGGCGGTGCAGGGTTTATCGGAAGCCACATCGTGGAGGCCCTCCTCAAGGAGGGGGTGGAGGTGGCGGTCCTGGACAACCTCTCCACGGGCAGGCGGGAAAACCTCCCCCCAGGCGTGCCCTTTTTCGGGGTGGACCTTAGGGACAAGGAGGGGGTGGAGCGGACCTTCCGGGAGTTCCGCCCCACCCACGTCTCCCACCAGGCGGCCCAGGCCTCGGTGAAGGTGAGCGTGGAAAACCCCTTCCTGGACTTTGAGGTGAACCTCCTCGGGGGGATGAACCTCCTCGAGGCCTGCCGCCGCTATGGCGTGGAGAAGCTCGTCTTCGCCTCCACGGGCGGGGCCATCTACGGGGAGGTGCCCGAGGGGGAGAGGGCCGAGGAAACCTGGCCCCCCCGCCCCAAGAGCCCCTACGCCGCCAGCAAGGCCGCCTTTGAGCTTTACCTTTCCGCTTACGGGCAGAACTACGGCCTAAAGTGGGCCTCCCTGCGCTACGGCAACGTCTACGGGCCCAGGCAGGACCCCCACGGGGAGGCGGGGGTGGTGGCCATCTTCGCCGAGCGGGTGCGGAAGGGCGAACCCGTGACCCTCTACGCCCGAAGGACCCCGGGGGACGAGGGGTGCGTGCGGGACTACATCTACGTGGAAGACGTGGCCCGAGCCCACACCCTGGCCCTCTTCTCCTTGGAGGGAGTCTACAACGTGGGCACCGGGGAGGGGCACACCACGCGGGAGGTCCTCAAGGCCGTGGCGGAGGCCGCCGGGAAGATTTCGGAGGTGATCCATGCTCCGCCGCGACCCGGGGACCTGGAAAGGAGCGTCCTCTCCCCCCTCAAGCTCATGGCCCACGGCTGGAAACCCCAGGTAGGCTTTCAGGAGGGGATCCGCCGTACCGTGGAGCACTTCCGGGGGCATTGA
- a CDS encoding thioredoxin family protein — protein MLQYPELPLESPLIDAELPDPRGGRYRLSQFPEPLLAVVFMCNHCPYVKGSIGELVALAERYRGRVAFVGINPNDYERYPEDRPEAMVAFAEAHKIPFPYLLDETQEVAKAYRALRTPEVFLFDERRRLRYHGRVNDSPKFPEKVQSHDLEAAIEALLQSQEPPLKEAPAIGCTIKWRPGHEPEVRVG, from the coding sequence ATGCTCCAGTACCCCGAGCTTCCCCTGGAAAGCCCCCTCATAGACGCCGAGCTCCCCGACCCCCGGGGCGGGCGCTATAGGCTTTCCCAGTTCCCGGAGCCCCTTTTGGCCGTGGTCTTCATGTGCAACCACTGCCCCTACGTGAAGGGCTCCATCGGCGAGCTCGTAGCCCTGGCGGAACGGTACCGGGGCAGGGTGGCCTTCGTGGGCATCAACCCCAACGACTACGAGCGCTACCCCGAGGACCGCCCCGAGGCCATGGTGGCCTTTGCCGAGGCGCACAAGATCCCCTTCCCCTACCTTCTGGACGAGACCCAGGAGGTGGCCAAGGCCTACCGGGCCCTGCGCACCCCCGAGGTCTTCCTCTTTGACGAGAGGAGGCGGCTCCGCTACCACGGCCGGGTGAACGACAGCCCCAAGTTTCCCGAAAAGGTGCAAAGCCACGACCTCGAGGCCGCCATAGAGGCCCTCCTCCAGAGCCAGGAGCCTCCCCTCAAGGAGGCCCCCGCCATCGGCTGCACCATCAAGTGGCGGCCCGGCCATGAGCCCGAGGTGAGGGTGGGCTAG
- a CDS encoding ribonuclease J, whose translation MENQERRPRKRRRRRPHEGQPPGGGGPDPVEIIPLGGMGEIGKNITAFRYRDEIFVLDGGLAFPGEGMPGVDLLIPRVDYLLEHRHLIKAWVLTHGHEDHIGGLPFLLPMVFGKESPVPIYGARLTLGLLRGKLEEFGLRPGSFQLKEVSPDDRIQVGRYFTLDLFRMTHSIPDNSGVVIRTPIGTIVHTGDFKLDPTPIDGQVSHLAKVAQAGAEGVLLLIADATNAERPGYTPSEMEIAKELDRVIGRAPGRVFVTTFASHIHRIQSVIWAAEKYGRKVAMEGRSMVRFSRIAMELGYLKVRERLYTLEEVMDLPDHQVLILATGSQGQPMSVLHRLAFEGHAKMAIKPGDTVILSSSPIPGNEEAVNRVINRLYALGAYVLYPPTYRVHASGHASQEELKLILNLTTPKFFLPWHGEVRHQINLKWLAEGMSRPPEKTLIGENGAIYRLTRDTFDKVGSVPHGVLYVDGLGVGDITEEILADRRHMAEEGLVVITALAGEDPVVEVVSRGFVKAGERLLGEVRRMALEALLSGIREKKPLERIRDDIYYPVKKFLKKATGRDPMILPVVIEG comes from the coding sequence ATGGAGAACCAGGAACGGAGACCCAGAAAAAGGCGGCGCCGGCGCCCGCACGAGGGGCAGCCCCCTGGGGGGGGAGGCCCAGACCCCGTGGAGATCATCCCCCTAGGGGGGATGGGGGAAATCGGCAAGAACATCACCGCCTTCCGCTACCGGGACGAGATCTTCGTCCTGGACGGAGGCTTGGCCTTCCCCGGCGAGGGGATGCCGGGGGTGGATCTCCTCATTCCCCGGGTGGACTACCTCCTGGAGCACCGCCACCTCATCAAGGCCTGGGTGCTGACCCACGGCCACGAGGACCACATCGGGGGGCTTCCCTTCCTCCTCCCCATGGTCTTCGGCAAGGAGAGCCCCGTGCCCATCTACGGGGCCCGGCTCACCCTGGGGCTTCTTCGGGGCAAGCTGGAGGAGTTCGGGCTAAGGCCAGGGAGCTTCCAGCTCAAGGAGGTCTCCCCCGACGACCGCATCCAGGTCGGTCGGTACTTTACCCTGGATTTATTCCGGATGACTCACTCCATCCCCGACAACTCCGGGGTGGTCATCCGCACCCCCATCGGCACCATCGTGCACACGGGGGACTTCAAGCTGGACCCCACCCCCATTGACGGCCAGGTCTCCCATCTGGCCAAGGTGGCCCAGGCGGGGGCGGAGGGGGTCTTGCTCCTCATCGCCGACGCCACCAACGCGGAGAGGCCGGGGTACACCCCGAGCGAGATGGAGATCGCCAAGGAGCTGGACCGGGTCATCGGCCGCGCCCCGGGTAGGGTCTTCGTCACCACCTTCGCCAGCCACATCCACCGCATCCAGTCGGTGATCTGGGCGGCGGAGAAGTACGGGCGCAAGGTGGCCATGGAGGGGCGGAGCATGGTGCGGTTCAGCCGGATCGCCATGGAGCTGGGCTACCTCAAGGTGAGGGAGCGGCTTTACACCCTCGAGGAGGTCATGGACCTTCCCGACCACCAGGTCCTGATCCTGGCCACGGGGAGCCAAGGCCAGCCCATGTCCGTCCTCCACCGCCTGGCCTTTGAGGGGCACGCCAAGATGGCCATCAAACCCGGGGACACGGTGATCCTCTCCAGTAGCCCCATCCCCGGCAACGAGGAGGCGGTGAACCGGGTCATCAACCGCCTGTACGCCCTGGGCGCCTATGTCCTCTACCCCCCCACCTACCGGGTCCACGCCTCGGGCCATGCCTCCCAGGAGGAGCTGAAGCTGATCCTGAACCTCACCACGCCCAAGTTCTTCCTCCCCTGGCACGGCGAGGTGCGCCACCAGATCAACCTCAAGTGGCTGGCGGAGGGGATGAGCCGCCCCCCGGAGAAGACCCTGATCGGGGAGAACGGGGCCATCTACCGCCTCACCCGCGACACCTTTGACAAGGTGGGGAGCGTGCCCCATGGGGTCCTCTACGTGGACGGCCTGGGGGTGGGGGACATCACCGAGGAGATCCTGGCCGACCGCCGCCATATGGCGGAGGAAGGGCTCGTGGTCATCACCGCCCTGGCGGGGGAGGACCCGGTGGTGGAGGTGGTCTCCCGGGGCTTCGTCAAGGCGGGGGAGAGGCTTCTTGGCGAGGTGCGCCGGATGGCCCTCGAGGCCCTCCTCTCCGGAATCCGGGAGAAAAAGCCCCTGGAGCGCATCCGGGACGACATCTACTACCCGGTGAAGAAGTTCTTGAAGAAGGCCACAGGCCGCGACCCCATGATCCTTCCGGTGGTCATAGAGGGCTGA
- the pnp gene encoding polyribonucleotide nucleotidyltransferase codes for MPQATPHTPAGYRYETEIAGRRLVLETGKYAKQASGSVLVRYGDTVVLATAQASERPVEADFLPLTVEFEERHYAAGKIPGSFMRREGRPGEKAILSARMTDRPIRPLFPKGFRHEVQVIVTVLSADQKNPPDILGPIAASAALMLSEIPWEGPIAAVRVGLLGGQLVLNPTLEALEESALDLVVAGSREAILMVEAGAREVDEELLVQALEFAHQKMQPILELEEQMARDLAKPKMAWTPPESLSEEAKEALYRLALERGLSQVLQTASKGERSRALSAFAEALIAEALPKKEDGTPDESQKPLYQSAFEEVVRKELRRLVLEEGRRADGRGPQDLRPIWIEVDVLPRAHGSAVFTRGETQVLGTVTLGTGRDEQIIDDLGIDETEKFLVHYNFPPFSTGEVKRLRGPSRREVGHGNLAKRALKAVMPEEDAFPYTVRVVGDVLESNGSSSMATVCAGCLALMDAGVPIRAPVAGVAMGLVWEGNRAVVLTDILGLEDALGDMDFKVAGTRKGVTALQMDNKVGGLPREVLKEALLQAREARLKILDLMETVLPAPRPELKPFAPRILALKVPVEKIGLVIGPGGKNVRALEELGVEVDIAEDGTVRIYSSDLEAAEKAKRRIEELTREAKVGEVYEGTVTRITPFGAFISLFPGTEGLLHISQIAPGRVERVEDHLKVGDVIKVKVHRIDEKGKIDLIRPELEGKIPPRRR; via the coding sequence ATGCCGCAAGCCACACCCCACACCCCAGCAGGCTATCGCTACGAGACGGAGATCGCCGGGCGCAGGCTGGTCCTGGAGACGGGCAAGTACGCCAAGCAGGCCTCGGGTTCGGTCCTGGTGCGCTACGGGGACACGGTGGTCCTCGCCACGGCCCAGGCCTCGGAAAGGCCGGTGGAGGCGGACTTCCTCCCCCTCACGGTGGAGTTTGAGGAGCGCCACTACGCGGCCGGCAAGATCCCGGGAAGCTTCATGCGCCGGGAGGGCCGCCCGGGGGAGAAGGCCATCCTCTCGGCCCGCATGACGGACCGCCCCATAAGGCCCCTCTTCCCCAAGGGCTTCCGCCACGAGGTGCAGGTGATCGTCACCGTGCTCTCCGCCGACCAGAAAAACCCCCCGGACATCCTGGGCCCCATCGCGGCGAGCGCCGCCCTGATGCTTTCCGAGATCCCTTGGGAAGGGCCCATCGCCGCTGTGCGCGTGGGGCTCCTTGGGGGCCAGCTGGTCCTGAACCCCACCCTCGAGGCGCTGGAGGAGAGCGCCCTGGACCTGGTGGTGGCGGGAAGCCGGGAGGCCATCCTCATGGTGGAGGCCGGGGCCAGGGAGGTGGACGAGGAGCTCCTGGTCCAGGCCCTGGAGTTCGCCCACCAAAAGATGCAGCCCATCCTGGAGCTAGAGGAGCAGATGGCCCGGGACCTGGCCAAGCCCAAGATGGCCTGGACGCCCCCGGAGAGCCTCTCCGAGGAGGCGAAGGAGGCCCTTTACCGGCTGGCCCTGGAGCGGGGCCTCTCCCAGGTGCTCCAGACCGCGAGCAAGGGGGAGCGAAGCCGGGCCCTTTCGGCCTTCGCCGAGGCCCTGATCGCCGAGGCCCTGCCCAAGAAGGAGGACGGCACCCCGGACGAGAGCCAAAAGCCCCTCTACCAAAGCGCCTTTGAGGAGGTGGTGCGGAAGGAGCTCAGGCGCCTCGTTCTGGAGGAGGGCCGGCGGGCGGATGGCCGGGGCCCCCAGGACCTGAGGCCCATCTGGATAGAGGTGGATGTCCTGCCCCGGGCCCATGGCTCCGCCGTCTTCACCCGGGGGGAGACCCAGGTGCTGGGCACCGTGACCCTGGGCACAGGCCGGGACGAGCAGATCATTGACGACCTGGGCATAGACGAAACGGAGAAGTTCCTGGTGCACTACAACTTCCCCCCCTTCTCCACCGGGGAGGTGAAGCGCCTCCGGGGCCCCTCGAGGCGGGAGGTGGGCCACGGGAACCTGGCCAAGCGGGCCCTCAAGGCGGTGATGCCCGAGGAGGACGCCTTCCCCTACACGGTGCGGGTGGTGGGGGACGTCCTGGAGTCCAACGGCTCTAGCTCCATGGCCACCGTTTGCGCCGGGTGCCTCGCCCTGATGGACGCGGGAGTGCCCATCCGGGCCCCCGTGGCCGGGGTGGCCATGGGCCTTGTCTGGGAGGGGAACCGGGCGGTGGTCCTCACGGACATCCTGGGCCTGGAGGACGCCCTTGGGGACATGGACTTCAAGGTAGCGGGCACCCGCAAGGGCGTCACCGCCCTGCAGATGGACAACAAGGTGGGCGGGCTTCCCCGCGAGGTGCTCAAGGAGGCCCTGCTTCAGGCGAGGGAGGCCAGGCTCAAGATCCTGGACCTGATGGAGACGGTCCTCCCCGCCCCCCGCCCCGAGCTCAAGCCCTTCGCCCCCAGGATCCTCGCCCTCAAGGTCCCCGTGGAGAAGATCGGCCTGGTCATCGGCCCCGGGGGCAAGAACGTCCGGGCCCTAGAGGAGCTCGGGGTAGAGGTGGACATCGCGGAGGACGGAACGGTGCGCATCTACTCCAGCGACCTCGAGGCGGCCGAGAAGGCCAAAAGGCGCATAGAGGAGCTCACCCGCGAGGCCAAGGTGGGCGAGGTCTACGAGGGCACGGTCACCCGGATCACCCCCTTCGGGGCCTTCATCAGCCTCTTCCCCGGCACCGAAGGGCTTCTCCACATCAGCCAGATCGCCCCGGGCCGGGTGGAGCGGGTGGAGGACCACTTGAAGGTGGGGGACGTGATCAAGGTCAAGGTCCACCGGATTGACGAAAAGGGCAAGATTGACCTGATCCGCCCCGAGCTGGAGGGCAAGATCCCCCCGAGGCGGCGCTAA
- the rpsO gene encoding 30S ribosomal protein S15, producing the protein MPIAKEEKEKIIQEFARFPGDTGSTEVQVALLTLRINRLSEHLKAHKHDHHSHRGLLMLVGKRRRLLRYLEREDPERYRALVEKLGLRK; encoded by the coding sequence ATGCCCATCGCCAAAGAAGAGAAGGAGAAGATCATCCAGGAGTTCGCCCGCTTCCCCGGGGACACGGGGAGCACCGAGGTCCAGGTGGCCTTGCTCACCTTGAGGATCAACCGCCTTTCCGAGCACCTCAAGGCCCACAAGCACGACCATCACTCCCACCGGGGCCTCCTCATGCTGGTGGGAAAGCGGCGGAGGCTCCTCCGCTATCTGGAGCGGGAAGACCCCGAGCGGTACAGGGCCCTGGTTGAGAAGTTGGGCCTTAGGAAGTAA
- a CDS encoding MFS transporter translates to MRLPPLVYLLGLVSFLMDVASEMVYPLLPLFLSGLGAGPGVIGLVEGVAEATASLFKVVGGRVSDRLGRRRPLLLLGYGLPALFRPILALAQSPWQVLLYRFLDRTGKGLRTAPRDALIAESVPREALGRAYGLHRGLDTLGATLGPLLAFLLLPWVGVRGVFWLSAVPALLAASLLLALREPPRPQRVLPPLRLSRMDRGYRRFLLVSGLFALALSSNAFVLLRLKGLGLEERAVTLAYTLYNLLYALLSYPLGGLADRVGLRRVVALGYGLYALVYLGFALAPSAPFGVAFLLLYALYSAAFEGASRAYLATLVPAEERASAIGLYHTLTGLLLLPASLLFGLLWQALGPRAAFGTGAGLALLALLLFLVDGGKRAAYPG, encoded by the coding sequence GTGAGACTTCCCCCCTTGGTCTACCTGCTGGGCCTCGTGAGCTTCCTCATGGACGTGGCCAGCGAGATGGTCTACCCCCTCCTCCCCCTCTTCCTTTCGGGCCTGGGGGCAGGGCCTGGGGTCATCGGCCTGGTGGAGGGCGTGGCCGAGGCCACGGCGAGCCTGTTCAAGGTGGTGGGGGGGAGGGTTTCGGACCGGCTAGGAAGGAGGCGGCCCCTCCTCCTTTTGGGCTACGGCCTACCCGCCCTCTTCCGCCCCATCCTGGCCCTGGCGCAAAGCCCCTGGCAGGTGCTCCTCTACCGCTTCTTAGACCGCACGGGGAAGGGCCTCCGCACCGCCCCCAGGGACGCCCTCATCGCCGAAAGCGTCCCTAGGGAGGCCTTGGGCCGGGCCTACGGCCTCCACCGGGGCCTGGACACCCTGGGAGCCACCCTCGGCCCCCTCCTGGCCTTTCTCCTCCTGCCCTGGGTGGGGGTGCGGGGGGTGTTCTGGCTTTCTGCCGTCCCCGCCCTCCTCGCTGCCTCCCTTCTCCTCGCCTTGCGGGAGCCTCCGAGGCCCCAAAGGGTCCTTCCCCCTTTGCGGCTTTCCCGGATGGACCGGGGCTACCGCCGGTTCCTTCTGGTCTCGGGCCTTTTTGCCCTGGCCCTTTCCTCCAACGCCTTTGTGCTGCTGCGGCTTAAAGGGCTGGGCCTCGAGGAGCGGGCGGTCACCTTGGCCTACACCCTTTACAACCTGCTTTACGCCCTCCTCTCCTACCCCCTTGGCGGCCTGGCGGACCGGGTGGGGCTGAGGCGGGTGGTGGCCCTGGGGTATGGCCTCTACGCCCTGGTCTACCTGGGCTTCGCCCTGGCGCCCTCGGCCCCCTTTGGGGTGGCCTTCCTCCTCCTTTACGCCCTCTACTCTGCGGCCTTTGAAGGGGCGAGCCGGGCCTACCTGGCCACCTTGGTGCCCGCGGAGGAAAGGGCGAGCGCCATTGGCCTCTACCATACCCTCACGGGGCTTCTCCTCCTCCCGGCAAGCCTCCTCTTCGGCCTCCTGTGGCAAGCCCTGGGCCCCCGGGCCGCCTTCGGCACGGGGGCGGGCCTCGCCCTCCTGGCCCTTCTCCTCTTCCTGGTTGACGGGGGGAAGCGGGCCGCCTATCCTGGGTAA
- a CDS encoding cbb3-type cytochrome c oxidase subunit I, translated as MAVFTGEISRVYEAYPEKKATLYFLVLGFLAVIVGSLMGPFQALNYGNVDAYPLLKRLLPFVQSYYQGLTLHGVLNAIVFTQLFAQAVMVYLPARELNLRPRMGLMWLSWWMAFLGLLLAALPLLANEATVLYTFYPPLKGHWAFYLGASVFVLSSWVSIYLVLDLWRRWKAENPGKVTPLVTYMAVTFWLMWFLASLGLVLESVLLLLPWSFGLVEGADPLVARTLFWWTGHPIVYFWLLPAYAILYTILPKQAGGKLVSDPIARLVFLLFLLFSTPVGFHHQFADPGIDPTWKLVHSVLTMFVAVPSLMTAFTLAASLELAGRMRGGRGLLGWIRTLPWDNPAFVAPVLGLLGFIPGGAGGIVNASFTLDYVVHNTAWVPGHFHLQVASLVTLTAMGSLYWLLPNLTGKPIADGQRRLGLAVVWLWFLGMMLMAVGLHWAGLLGVPRRAHIAQVPDAYPQAALPMVFNAVAGIVLLVALLLFVYGFFSVLLGRERRPELAHAPLPFAEVLSGPEDRRLVRAMDRIGFWFALAAVLVVLAYGPTLVQLFSHMNPVPGLRLW; from the coding sequence ATGGCGGTATTTACAGGTGAGATCAGCCGGGTCTATGAGGCCTACCCGGAGAAGAAGGCCACCCTCTACTTCCTGGTCCTGGGCTTCCTGGCCGTGATCGTGGGGAGCCTTATGGGCCCCTTCCAGGCCCTGAACTACGGGAACGTGGACGCCTACCCCCTCCTCAAGCGCCTTCTCCCCTTCGTCCAGTCCTACTACCAGGGCCTCACCCTTCACGGCGTCCTGAACGCCATCGTCTTCACCCAGCTCTTCGCCCAGGCCGTCATGGTCTACCTTCCTGCCCGGGAGCTCAACCTGCGCCCCAGGATGGGCCTCATGTGGCTCTCCTGGTGGATGGCCTTCCTGGGTCTTCTCCTGGCGGCCCTTCCCCTCCTGGCCAACGAGGCCACGGTCCTTTACACCTTTTACCCGCCCCTCAAGGGCCACTGGGCCTTCTACCTGGGGGCAAGCGTCTTCGTCCTCTCCAGCTGGGTGAGCATCTACCTCGTCCTGGACCTCTGGCGGCGGTGGAAGGCAGAGAACCCCGGCAAGGTGACCCCCTTGGTCACCTACATGGCCGTGACCTTCTGGCTCATGTGGTTCCTCGCCTCCCTCGGCCTCGTGCTGGAGTCCGTCCTCCTTCTTTTGCCCTGGTCCTTCGGCCTGGTGGAGGGTGCGGACCCCCTTGTTGCCCGCACCCTCTTCTGGTGGACGGGCCATCCCATCGTCTACTTCTGGCTCCTTCCCGCCTACGCCATCCTCTACACCATCCTTCCCAAGCAGGCGGGGGGAAAGCTCGTCTCCGACCCTATAGCCCGCCTCGTCTTCCTCCTCTTCCTCCTCTTTTCCACCCCCGTGGGCTTCCACCACCAGTTCGCTGACCCCGGCATTGACCCCACCTGGAAGCTGGTCCACTCCGTCCTCACCATGTTCGTGGCAGTGCCAAGCCTCATGACCGCCTTCACCCTGGCGGCGAGCCTCGAGCTCGCCGGCAGGATGCGGGGGGGCCGGGGGCTTTTGGGCTGGATCCGGACCCTCCCCTGGGACAACCCTGCCTTCGTGGCCCCGGTCCTGGGCCTCCTGGGCTTCATCCCGGGAGGGGCGGGGGGCATCGTGAACGCCAGCTTCACCCTGGACTACGTGGTCCACAACACCGCCTGGGTGCCGGGCCACTTCCACCTGCAGGTGGCGAGCCTCGTCACCCTCACCGCCATGGGCTCCCTCTACTGGCTCCTCCCCAACCTCACGGGCAAGCCCATCGCTGACGGGCAGAGGCGGCTCGGCCTGGCGGTGGTGTGGCTCTGGTTCCTCGGCATGATGCTGATGGCGGTGGGCCTCCATTGGGCGGGGCTTCTGGGGGTCCCCCGGCGGGCCCATATCGCCCAGGTGCCGGACGCCTACCCCCAGGCCGCCCTCCCCATGGTCTTCAACGCGGTGGCGGGCATCGTCTTGCTGGTGGCCCTCCTCCTCTTCGTCTACGGCTTCTTCAGCGTCCTTTTGGGCCGGGAAAGGCGCCCCGAGCTCGCCCACGCTCCCCTTCCCTTTGCCGAGGTCCTCTCCGGCCCCGAGGACCGGAGGCTCGTCCGGGCCATGGACCGCATCGGGTTCTGGTTTGCCCTGGCCGCGGTCCTGGTGGTGCTGGCCTATGGGCCCACCCTGGTCCAGCTCTTCAGCCATATGAACCCGGTCCCCGGCCTAAGGCTCTGGTAG
- a CDS encoding cupredoxin domain-containing protein gives MMDEHRAHRAILAYEKAWLAFSLVMLFAFLALIGYTLVTHTSGVIPAGKLERVDPTKVRTEGPWADPAQAVVQTGPHQYTVHVLAFAFGYQPNPIEVPKGAEIVFKITSPDVIHGFYVEGTNLNVEVLPGEVSTVRYTFKKAGEYRIICNQYCGVGHQNMFGKIVVKE, from the coding sequence ATGATGGACGAGCACAGGGCCCACCGGGCCATCCTGGCCTACGAAAAGGCCTGGCTGGCCTTTTCCCTGGTGATGCTCTTCGCCTTCCTTGCCCTCATCGGCTACACCTTGGTCACTCATACCTCGGGCGTGATCCCGGCAGGGAAGCTGGAGCGGGTGGACCCCACCAAGGTGCGCACCGAGGGCCCTTGGGCCGATCCCGCCCAGGCGGTGGTCCAGACCGGCCCCCATCAGTACACCGTCCACGTCCTGGCCTTTGCCTTCGGCTATCAGCCCAACCCCATTGAGGTGCCCAAGGGAGCCGAGATCGTCTTCAAGATCACGAGCCCAGACGTGATCCACGGCTTTTACGTGGAAGGCACCAACCTCAACGTGGAGGTGCTCCCGGGCGAGGTCTCCACGGTGCGCTACACCTTCAAGAAGGCGGGCGAGTACCGGATCATCTGCAACCAGTACTGCGGGGTCGGCCACCAAAACATGTTCGGCAAGATCGTGGTGAAGGAGTGA
- a CDS encoding cytochrome c oxidase subunit 2A, translating to MEEKPIGALGVITVLALTILVFWLGVYVLFLARG from the coding sequence ATGGAGGAGAAACCCATCGGCGCCCTCGGAGTCATCACGGTTCTCGCCCTCACGATCCTGGTCTTTTGGCTTGGGGTCTACGTCCTCTTTCTCGCACGGGGGTAG